In one window of Nitrospiraceae bacterium DNA:
- the fliM gene encoding flagellar motor switch protein FliM: MDKILSQEEIDALMSGVVSGEVDTTPKEEEDPSGVKSYSLTNQERIIRGRMPTMEMINDRFTRQQSVSWSSLLHEKVEFSVVGTQIMKFGDFIKKVPLPSSFNVFMMEPLRGNGLYVMDASLVYLIVDFFFGGRAQTHVKPEGREFTTIQVRLIKKVVKQALADLEKAWQAVMQVKIGYTRTESNPQFAMVVTATEIVVVVTLQVVVGEASRDMFIAYPYSMLEPIKEKLYSGLFADNVEQDSSWGSRFKESLQDCPVTMTVQLGTARINVQDLLNFTPGDVLMLDQHPGDPLLCLVEGDAKFHGQPGVFKGNHACRVTKVLS, from the coding sequence ATGGACAAGATACTCTCGCAGGAAGAAATCGATGCCCTGATGAGCGGGGTGGTGTCGGGCGAAGTCGACACCACGCCCAAGGAGGAGGAGGATCCGTCGGGGGTCAAGTCCTATAGCCTGACGAATCAAGAACGCATCATTCGTGGGCGTATGCCCACGATGGAGATGATCAACGACCGGTTCACCAGGCAGCAATCCGTGTCCTGGTCGTCTCTGTTGCACGAAAAAGTCGAGTTCAGCGTGGTCGGCACACAGATCATGAAATTCGGCGACTTCATCAAGAAGGTGCCGCTTCCTTCGTCCTTCAACGTGTTCATGATGGAGCCGCTCAGAGGGAACGGCCTCTATGTCATGGATGCTTCGCTGGTCTATTTGATCGTCGATTTCTTTTTCGGCGGGCGGGCGCAGACACATGTCAAACCGGAGGGACGCGAGTTCACCACGATCCAAGTGCGGTTGATCAAGAAGGTGGTCAAGCAAGCGCTGGCCGACCTGGAAAAGGCCTGGCAGGCCGTGATGCAGGTCAAGATCGGCTATACGCGGACCGAGAGCAATCCTCAGTTTGCGATGGTCGTCACCGCGACGGAGATCGTGGTGGTGGTGACGCTGCAGGTGGTCGTCGGCGAAGCCTCACGCGATATGTTCATCGCCTATCCCTATTCGATGCTCGAGCCCATCAAAGAAAAACTGTACTCCGGTCTCTTCGCGGACAACGTGGAACAGGACAGCAGTTGGGGCAGCCGATTCAAGGAATCGTTGCAGGATTGTCCCGTTACGATGACCGTGCAGTTGGGCACCGCGAGGATCAACGTGCAGGACCTGCTCAATTTTACTCCCGGCGACGTGTTGATGCTGGATCAGCACCCGGGAGATCCGTTGCTCTGTCTCGTGGAAGGCGACGCGAAGTTCCATGGGCAGCCGGGCGTCTTCAAAGGTAATCATGCCTGTCGCGTAACCAAGGTGTTGAGCTAA
- a CDS encoding flagellar biosynthetic protein FliO: MDVWESAIRMASALGVVLALVLGLLALLRSRFGRRFLIQDGSSLIRVVGSGAIAPRKHVVLVAVGGEVLIVGTTPTEMVSLGRITDPAQVSTLLEKAAERPVPLGLFGMAVAGHEDKHVG, encoded by the coding sequence ATGGATGTTTGGGAAAGTGCAATACGGATGGCCTCGGCGCTCGGAGTGGTGCTGGCCCTTGTCCTGGGGCTGTTGGCGCTCCTGCGCTCGCGATTCGGCCGCCGCTTCCTGATTCAGGACGGATCATCGCTGATCCGAGTGGTGGGCAGCGGAGCCATCGCTCCCCGCAAACATGTGGTACTGGTCGCCGTCGGCGGGGAAGTCTTGATCGTCGGGACGACCCCCACCGAGATGGTCTCCCTGGGCCGCATCACCGATCCCGCACAGGTCTCGACGTTGTTGGAGAAGGCCGCTGAGCGGCCTGTGCCGCTCGGGCTGTTCGGCATGGCGGTGGCGGGCCACGAGGACAAACATGTCGGGTAA
- a CDS encoding flagellar hook protein FlgE encodes MGILTSMFTAVTGLSSYGNAMGVIGNNIANVGTAGFKSSRATFSDLISASLTGGSGSDQIGLGVFMNDVQRNFSQGSMTTTGNTFDLAIDGNGFYLMHDSAGATYYSRAGQFKVNNQGQVVDAAGFLLQGYQADTNGNITSTVGNITLNTTAFAPKSTTTANIVANLNANATAPSTAFSATDPTTYNFSNGVTFYDSLGNAHQLEMFFRKSSTALTWNVYSRVDSGAATARTDLVFTAAGALSTGGSQAMALTIPGGATTPQTVTVDFTGMTQYGSPSGVISQTQNGYASGTLERISVDKTGQVVAQFTNGQTHALAQIVLNRFINPDGLVNSGDNHYLESVESGSALAGAPTTNGLGSVVSGAVEQSNVDLGKEFVDMIITQRAFQANSRAITTSDEMLQELVNLKR; translated from the coding sequence ATGGGTATTCTGACGTCCATGTTTACCGCAGTTACGGGGCTGAGCTCCTATGGGAATGCCATGGGAGTCATCGGTAACAATATCGCCAATGTCGGTACGGCCGGATTCAAATCGAGCCGTGCGACGTTCTCGGATTTGATCTCTGCCAGCCTCACCGGCGGATCAGGCAGCGATCAGATCGGCTTGGGCGTGTTCATGAACGACGTGCAACGGAACTTCTCGCAAGGTTCCATGACCACGACGGGCAACACGTTCGACCTGGCGATCGACGGGAACGGGTTTTACTTGATGCACGATTCCGCCGGGGCCACCTACTATTCCCGGGCGGGACAGTTCAAGGTCAACAACCAGGGACAGGTGGTGGATGCCGCCGGCTTTCTGTTGCAGGGGTACCAAGCTGATACGAACGGCAATATCACCAGCACAGTCGGCAACATCACGTTGAACACGACGGCGTTTGCGCCGAAGTCTACGACCACGGCAAACATCGTCGCCAACCTCAATGCGAACGCCACTGCTCCGTCGACTGCGTTCAGCGCGACCGACCCGACGACGTACAACTTCTCGAACGGCGTGACGTTCTACGATTCATTGGGCAACGCGCACCAGTTGGAGATGTTTTTCCGGAAATCGTCGACGGCCTTGACCTGGAACGTCTACTCGAGGGTCGACAGCGGCGCGGCAACGGCGCGCACCGACTTGGTCTTTACGGCGGCCGGAGCCCTCTCGACCGGCGGCTCGCAAGCGATGGCCCTGACCATCCCCGGCGGAGCCACGACGCCGCAGACAGTGACCGTGGATTTCACCGGCATGACCCAGTATGGGTCCCCGTCAGGCGTGATCAGTCAGACGCAGAACGGATACGCGTCCGGCACCTTGGAACGGATCAGCGTCGACAAGACCGGACAGGTCGTGGCGCAGTTCACGAACGGTCAGACGCACGCCTTGGCGCAGATCGTCCTGAACCGGTTTATCAATCCGGACGGGTTGGTGAACTCGGGAGACAACCACTACCTCGAGTCGGTCGAATCCGGCAGCGCCTTGGCCGGCGCGCCGACGACGAACGGTTTGGGTAGCGTCGTATCAGGCGCGGTCGAGCAGTCGAACGTCGACCTGGGGAAGGAATTCGTCGACATGATCATCACGCAGCGGGCGTTCCAGGCCAACTCGCGGGCCATCACGACCAGCGATGAGATGCTGCAAGAGTTGGTGAACCTCAAACGGTAA
- a CDS encoding flagellar basal body-associated FliL family protein, producing the protein MAEAAQEKVAAPAGVPMKMVIILLAGMLVLMLGGAFVMIKMMGGGGGGGHAAEESKAEGASDKGGHGDGGKGGHGGGASPGAIADLDPFIVNLADSPEIRYLKISIKLEVDSPETVEEIKNRTPQIRDSILVLLTSKDSTTIRAPQGKAQLRDEVTQRVNGVLPRRSVKSAYFTDFVIQ; encoded by the coding sequence ATGGCAGAAGCAGCACAAGAGAAAGTCGCGGCACCGGCAGGCGTCCCCATGAAGATGGTGATCATTCTTCTCGCAGGGATGCTCGTTCTGATGCTCGGGGGCGCGTTCGTCATGATCAAGATGATGGGGGGCGGAGGCGGTGGGGGACATGCGGCCGAAGAGAGCAAGGCCGAGGGTGCCTCCGACAAGGGCGGCCACGGAGATGGGGGGAAGGGCGGTCACGGGGGAGGAGCCAGCCCCGGTGCTATCGCGGACTTGGATCCCTTCATCGTCAATCTCGCCGATTCACCGGAGATCCGGTACTTGAAGATCAGCATCAAGCTCGAGGTCGACAGTCCGGAGACGGTGGAAGAGATCAAGAATCGCACGCCTCAGATCCGCGACAGCATTTTGGTGCTGCTGACGAGCAAGGACTCGACGACGATCCGGGCTCCTCAGGGGAAGGCGCAGCTGCGCGACGAGGTCACACAGCGTGTCAACGGCGTGTTGCCCCGTCGATCGGTCAAGTCGGCGTACTTCACGGACTTCGTCATTCAGTAA